DNA from Geothermobacter hydrogeniphilus:
TGGAGGAATCGCACCAGGCCCTGGTCGCCATTGACGCCTCGACCGGGGAGGTGGCCGAATCGATCAGCAGTCTGGTTTCGGCGGTGGAGGAGAGTTCTTCGGCCACCCTCGAACTCGGAGCCACCATCGAACAGATCGCCGGACAGATGGAAAAGCTGTTCGGCACCGTCGACGAGGTCTCCAGCTCCATCAGCGAGATGAGCGTTTCAAGTCAGCAGGTGGCGGAGAATGTCGATATCCTCAACAGCTCCACTGAAGTGACGGCCAGCAGCATCATTGAACTCGACGCCTCGATCAAGGAGATCGAAGAGAACGCCGAGCAGACCGGCAAACTGGCAGAGGCGGCAGCCCGCGACGCCGAAAGCGGCAAACAGGCGGTCGACGCCACCATCGAAGGCATCGGCATTATCCGCCAGACCGTCGACGACGCCGGCACCGCCATCCGCGAACTGGGCAACCAGTCAAACGCCATCGGTAAAATCCTCACCGTTATCGACGATGTCGCCGACCAGACCAGCCTGCTCGCCCTGAACGCGGCAATCATCGCCGCCCAGGCCGGTGAGCATGGCCGCGGCTTCGCCGTGGTCGCCGACGAGATCCGCGAACTGGCCGACCGCACAGCGATTTCAACCCGTGAGATCGGGGAGATCATCGGCCGACTGCAGGAGGGAACCCGCGACGCGGTGGCGGCGATGGAAACCGGCGCCGAACGGGTCCACCGCGAGGTGGCGCGCTCCGAGGAAGCGGGGCGGGCGCTGGAACAGATCCGCAGCAGCACCCTGAAGGCCAACGAGCAGGTGCGCTCAATCGTCCGGGCCACCCAGGAACAGAGTCGCGGCAGTCGACAGATCACCGACAGCATCAATCAGGTGACCAACATGCTGGGACAGATCGCCGGGGCGATCCGCCAGCAGAATGACAGCACCCGGCAGCTGGCGCGCAATGCCGAGGCAATGAAGGAAATCGCCTCGCAGGGCAAACTCGGTACCGCCGAACAGGCCAAGGGAAGCCGTCAGATCAATACCAGCATGGAACAGATCCGCGAGATGATCGAACGCATCGACAGCGCCACCCGGGCCCAGACCGAACGCAGCCGCGAGGTGGTACAGGCGGTGGCAACGATTCGTGAGATCGCTGAAAACAACGCCCGGCGGACCAGCGAATTCGATGCCGTGGTCGAGAGACTGACCGAGCAGATCACCGCCCTGGAAGATGAAGTCGGAGCTTTCAAGGTTTGAAGGATGTGAGATGTGAGATGTGAGATGTGAGATGTGAGATGTGAGATGAGAACTGAGAACTGAGAACTGAGAACTGAGAACTGAGCCATATGATCTTTGACAGGAAACAACAATGACTGAAAAAAACGCCTATCGCCCCGCTACTCTGCTGGTTCACCAGGGACAGGACCGTGACCCGGCAACCGGGGCGGCGACGGTCCCCATCTACCAGGCCTCGACCTATCACCATCCCGACGGGCAGCCCCGGGAATACGACTACGCCCGCAGCGGCAATCCCAGCCGGCAGCAGGTCGAGGACGCCATCGCCCTGCTTGAAGGGGGCGTGCGCGGGTTCGCCTACGGGTCGGGAATGGCGGCCATCGGCTCGGCGCTGTCGCTGCTTAAAAGCGGCGATCACCTGATCGCTCCGGACGACCTCTACGGCGGCACCTTCCGCTACCTGACCATGATCCTCCCGGATCAGGGCGTTGACGTGAGCCTGGTGGATCAGACCGATCTGAACCGGGTCGAAGAAGCAATCCGGCCGAACACCCGCGCCATCCTGATGGAAACCCCCTCCAACCCGCTGTTCAAGGTTGCCGATATCCGGGCCCTGGTGGACATCGCCCGGCGCCGGCAGCTGCTGACACTCATCGACAACACCTTCATGACTCCGCTGCTGCAGCGTCCCCTCGCACTCGGCGTCGACATCTCGATCCACAGCGCCACCAAGTTTCTCGGCGGTCATTCCGATCTGCTCGCCGGGCTGGTCACCACCGCCGATCCCGAGCTGGCCAAGGGGCTTAAACGCTATCAGAACGCCATGGGAGCGGTC
Protein-coding regions in this window:
- a CDS encoding methyl-accepting chemotaxis protein: MLNNLKLRWKILLALTGLSLIPLVTILVLMTGFTSDLIQQNMLQQSRETASFIEQAIAGTARETRNFVAINSSGTDMVNATYYAALTGDTGQLTELTEQLQRRFKLDLIEILDKNGKVMCRATRQGENLPRGNETDNFVIADSLKGKLSSGTARIGGRYSIIAASPIRLKDEIFGHMVAANFIDRNYAQQIKQLSKAEVAFFDERQIVGASTEKLEKLTPAALTEKQLASLDINGKPYRLFFEPLGNNDLNLLMAIDRTTELKSRRDMQRLFASVAVAAAILAILLGLLIAGGIAQPLNKVVAGLQEIAEGEADLTRELPVTGRDEIGLLATNFNRFLSRLREMVSRSGRVAIDLADASEKIRVSSRAVNDGALAQSEALEESHQALVAIDASTGEVAESISSLVSAVEESSSATLELGATIEQIAGQMEKLFGTVDEVSSSISEMSVSSQQVAENVDILNSSTEVTASSIIELDASIKEIEENAEQTGKLAEAAARDAESGKQAVDATIEGIGIIRQTVDDAGTAIRELGNQSNAIGKILTVIDDVADQTSLLALNAAIIAAQAGEHGRGFAVVADEIRELADRTAISTREIGEIIGRLQEGTRDAVAAMETGAERVHREVARSEEAGRALEQIRSSTLKANEQVRSIVRATQEQSRGSRQITDSINQVTNMLGQIAGAIRQQNDSTRQLARNAEAMKEIASQGKLGTAEQAKGSRQINTSMEQIREMIERIDSATRAQTERSREVVQAVATIREIAENNARRTSEFDAVVERLTEQITALEDEVGAFKV
- a CDS encoding trans-sulfuration enzyme family protein is translated as MTEKNAYRPATLLVHQGQDRDPATGAATVPIYQASTYHHPDGQPREYDYARSGNPSRQQVEDAIALLEGGVRGFAYGSGMAAIGSALSLLKSGDHLIAPDDLYGGTFRYLTMILPDQGVDVSLVDQTDLNRVEEAIRPNTRAILMETPSNPLFKVADIRALVDIARRRQLLTLIDNTFMTPLLQRPLALGVDISIHSATKFLGGHSDLLAGLVTTADPELAKGLKRYQNAMGAVLGPFDCFLLSRGIKTLKLRLEAAQRNAALLAERLQQHPAVARVYYPGLADFAGRRIHSTQATGAGAVLSFELKDDKQVQPLLKNVRLPIIAPSLGGVETILTHCWSMSHAAIPAADKKQMGILPSLLRISAGIEDGEDLWEDLQRGLVAPLNP